The following DNA comes from Rosa rugosa chromosome 5, drRosRugo1.1, whole genome shotgun sequence.
GCAACAGAGATCTCTTATATGTAAACCGAGCTATAGCTTGCTAGGGTCCTCTCTCGGGCCTCTCGTGCATGCCAGTGTTGTGTAGATCGGAGTACTTGATCTCTGGGAAAGCAAACAAGAATGTTTTGGTTTTTACTATCTGCTCCATCTGTGAGGCTGTGAGCAAGTCAATAACAGACTTGGTTTTCTCTGGTTTTACTTATAACCTAACAGGGTTTGTTATTTCATGTTATTGATGTGCCCCTGGGAAATAAAACTAGTGTTTTTGGTAATTATGATATTACTGCAGGTgtatatttgaacaaaaaaaaaaaagttactggTGAATATAATCCATGTTTTCATCAAGAAATACTTAAGCTACTGTGATAAAGAGAATGCTTCTTAAGCTCCGATCCTCAAGAATTAGAGAACCCAGTTCGCccaaattaaaattttgaacaaaagcaaGCCCATGTTTACTACACCCATGTTCATTGAATTCAACTTAGCTTTTTCGAATAGAAATGTAAGCCTATTTCTGGTTGGCAAAGAAATGGTAGAAGGAGTCTGAAACCTCAAACCCCGTAACAGTTCCCCTGGCAAAAAGAAAGAGTAAACTTTGCTAGACTAATTTTTCTGTCCAGCAAACAAATGAGTAAGTCGGAGGAGATTGAAGCAGATTTAAATTCCATTCGGAGCTTTTGCCTCAATGCTAGGTAACGAATGATGCAATCAAAATCATGATTCACAACATATGGCTCAAGGAGGGCCTGATAGATTAGACATATTGGTACTTGGAGTGAAACACAAAAGTAGTAGAAAATAGGTTGCAGTAAATGTTGATTAATGTCAGAGAAAATGCGAGTTCTTCACCATCACAAGATATACAAATCATATTCACCAGTAGTGTACCCTTTTTCACGTTCTTTGAAGAGAATTTGGAAGGGTGTTACCGAAGTAACATGTGTTTTCTTTAGTGTTGTGCCTCGTGCACTGGGATCAAATGATCAATTTGAGTACTATAATGACTTAACCAGCTCAGCAGCTGAACGGGCAGCAGCACATGCGCGTTCAGCAGACGCAATGGCAGCTCGAGCTTTCTCCAGGATCACAGATGATTGTGGTCTTGTTTCCCTAACTGGTACTGCATCATTATTAATTGATGGCTGAATCTCATCGGTACTTGACACATGCGTCTGAATTAAAGATCTTGGAGCAGGAATGTGTTGTTGAGGTTCTGGTTTAATCTCTGCGGTCTGAATATAATGTGCACCATTAGAAGGCGGAGAACTAAAAGACACTTGATTTGCAGGAGCTCGAGAAGGCAGTGCAGCTCCACCACTTATGTGCTTGGATCCACCCTACATATAATGGCAAAGGGTCCAATTTTAATCAGTGGAAATGACAGAGAATAGAAATTGAAATAAATTTCTAATTCCACAATCAAAAATTTAGTTACAAGATGTGTGTCCAGTCTCGGATGCTATTTCAAAATTTCATGAGCAAGTCCCTGTTAAGGCACTGAACtcatataaaaataataatagggTAACTGTTGATTAACAAGTGTCAAAACAAAACCAAGGAACGATAACATAATCTGGTCATGGTTCTGAACAACCAAACAACGTCAGAAGTTTAAGCTACACCTAATCATTTTGAAAAAAGAGAAATAACATAATTGAGATTTGTACCAGCAGATCTTCATGTTTTCTACTGAATTCCGCTTCCGTGCTAGAAGAATCCCAATTCAGATTGTACTCTTGTGCGATTTCCTTCAATACCTTGAGCCTTGCCTCTCCAGAGGGAGCACTAACTGAAAGCTTTTCAATTATCTGCACAAATCATATCATGTATTGAAAAAGCAGTATTAGTTTTCTGACTACTGTAATGGCTGTTTCTTTAGAATTCAAACTTGCATATCCAATATAACCACTTAACAGTTCGGTTGACACCAGAATCAGGACGAAGCTCAGAGGCAGATGCTATAAATTCCTTCCCATATTTTGCTGTAAACAAATTCTTGATCTGCAATAAATCCGGAACTTCTGAACATCTTGGGGCAGAAaaaattatgcttgatatagcCTCTCGTAGTTCTGGTGGGCAATCCCTGTAATAAGGAGAAAAGTGGTTCAGATAATTGAGTAGCAATGGCATGAACACATTATGGAATGATATACAACTGTGCAGATCAAGCAGGCTTCAAATATCCATTCTGGTTAAAGGTTAAGACAAACCACAATGCCGAAACTGATTTCAAATCCTATTATATCCTTGTCCTCTAGACGAGTCTTTCCAAAGTCTTTATAAGTAAATAGTAATTCACAAGTGATTTATATGATCATTTTTGACAAGATGATCCCCCAGTACATCAGCATTTTTATAAAGCTGAAAAAACTACCACTAAGGACTTACTTTTGGCTCTCAATAATGGGAACCCGTGCGAGGACAAATTCACAGAAAAGCTCCAATATCTCATAAGCAGCCCATATGTTTTGCTCTCGTATAACATGCTCCACCTACCAAATTATGAAAGGTTCATTCTTCAACAACATTATCTATCACAATTCAAGTACAGAGTAATCTAAACAAACAGGCATAAACATTGTTCCATATAACTCTTGAAACTTGTACCCGAATTCGAGCTATTGCTTCTTGGCCAGCCTGCAAAAACTGAGCAATCTCCTTGCGCATATGTTTAAGCTGCATATCTCTCTTGTTTTGCAGCAACTTAATCCGCGAAATTGCCAAGTTCAGACATGTTTTGCTACAAACAAACCATCAAGATCAACATTTACACCCactcaacaacaacaacaacaagagcAATGCAAAAGAATACAAATTTTGGCTCCAAGCCTCCTAATTTGATAATCACACTCAGCTGAAACAACCCATTACTAAAGACAATGAATATCTAGAGCCCAAAATTCACTCACAACAGCAGAAATGAATCAataatattgaaaaaaaaaaaaaaaaaaaaccaatcaaaatattGCCCCTACTAAAACCCCACATGCTGAAATGTACCACACTGTATTGGGGATCTCACAGAAACAAGAATTTCGAAAACACACGCCTCACAGGTTGAACTACAGAATTGAATAGCGTGTTCCAAGTATTAGTTGACCGACTCAAATTCATAGACCAActaaatcaaaagaaaaacaaaacccagTTGATTAAATCGATCAAAATGAAGAAACGCTTATGTAGAGGCCAAAGGCAAGACTGACCATTTTGTGCCGAAAACGCCTCTATTGAAGAG
Coding sequences within:
- the LOC133708245 gene encoding uncharacterized protein LOC133708245 → MSLLNQLFNRGVFGTKCKTCLNLAISRIKLLQNKRDMQLKHMRKEIAQFLQAGQEAIARIRVEHVIREQNIWAAYEILELFCEFVLARVPIIESQKDCPPELREAISSIIFSAPRCSEVPDLLQIKNLFTAKYGKEFIASASELRPDSGVNRTIIEKLSVSAPSGEARLKVLKEIAQEYNLNWDSSSTEAEFSRKHEDLLGGSKHISGGAALPSRAPANQVSFSSPPSNGAHYIQTAEIKPEPQQHIPAPRSLIQTHVSSTDEIQPSINNDAVPVRETRPQSSVILEKARAAIASAERACAAARSAAELVKSL